A window of the Gordonia humi genome harbors these coding sequences:
- a CDS encoding acyl-CoA dehydrogenase family protein — MTTTLDEYRELLDATFDDELQAWTDAAEITERFPRKLIERLGEQGVLAEKWGQDTRPDLAKLFELAYALGRLGSAGISVGVSLHDSAIAVLRRFGGRSATLSAVAERAIRGDAVLCLAASESSGGSDLQIVETTVSTEDDGLRVRGRKKFVSLSPIADYILVVARSIDDDAGSTHGNVALVLVPTTQVVVEAPYRKASAGPLDTAAVTIDAVVPADHLIARAGTGLAAVSWGLAHERLSIAGQVAASCEKILGVTVARMHDRTQFGRTLFEHQALRMRMADLQSRVDMLRHALTGVAAGGRLDLRTAAAMKVSAARLGEEVASECMHVFGGSGFLTDETPLARWWRDMKLARVGGGTDEVLWELVAAAMRPDTDAYQRFAESIT; from the coding sequence ATGACCACCACCCTCGACGAGTACCGAGAGCTGCTCGACGCGACGTTCGACGACGAACTCCAGGCGTGGACGGATGCGGCCGAGATCACCGAACGATTTCCGCGCAAGCTGATCGAACGACTCGGCGAGCAGGGCGTCCTGGCCGAGAAGTGGGGTCAGGACACCCGGCCGGACCTGGCGAAACTGTTCGAACTGGCTTACGCTCTCGGTCGCCTGGGATCGGCCGGGATCAGCGTCGGCGTCAGCCTCCACGATTCGGCGATCGCCGTGCTGCGCCGGTTCGGCGGCCGTTCGGCGACGCTCTCGGCCGTCGCCGAACGCGCGATCCGCGGCGACGCGGTGTTGTGTCTGGCCGCCTCCGAGTCGTCGGGCGGCTCGGATCTGCAGATCGTCGAGACGACGGTGTCGACCGAGGACGACGGCCTCCGGGTCCGGGGACGCAAGAAGTTCGTGTCGCTCTCACCGATCGCCGACTACATCCTCGTCGTCGCACGCAGCATCGACGACGATGCGGGCAGCACACACGGCAACGTCGCACTGGTTCTCGTGCCGACGACGCAGGTGGTGGTGGAAGCGCCGTATCGCAAGGCCAGCGCGGGACCACTCGACACCGCCGCGGTGACGATCGACGCGGTGGTGCCCGCCGACCATCTGATCGCGCGAGCCGGGACCGGGCTGGCGGCGGTGAGTTGGGGCCTGGCGCACGAGCGGCTGTCCATCGCGGGCCAGGTCGCGGCGTCGTGCGAGAAGATCCTCGGCGTGACCGTCGCCCGCATGCACGACCGCACGCAGTTCGGCCGAACGCTCTTCGAGCATCAAGCCCTGCGCATGCGGATGGCCGACCTCCAGTCGAGGGTCGACATGCTGCGTCACGCACTCACCGGGGTCGCGGCGGGCGGCCGACTCGACCTCCGTACGGCCGCGGCGATGAAGGTGTCCGCGGCCAGGCTCGGCGAGGAGGTGGCCTCCGAGTGCATGCACGTCTTCGGCGGTTCCGGATTCCTGACCGACGAGACACCGCTCGCGCGGTGGTGGCGGGACATGAAGCTGGCGCGGGTCGGCGGCGGCACCGACGAGGTGCTCTGGGAACTGGTGGCAGCGGCGATGCGCCCCGACACCGACGCCTACCAGCGGTTCGCGGAGTCGATCACGTGA
- the mbtM gene encoding long-chain-fatty acid--ACP ligase MbtM gives MTQQTAVVKTGAAPFLDAMLGTDTSLSVLNPETGEWDSKTWRDVHARSVEIATALLDDRDRAAGAAVGLIGDPTLDLIAAIPAAWLAGVPVSMLPGPIRGADRRRWAQTTVDRFASIGVGTVLGGGDQLDLLGETTTSLRLASAAEYGVGVDTSAFVAAVTGPGDPAVLQGTAGSTGDPKTAVLSMAAVWTNTAELIDRLDMRRDRDAAFSWLPLYHDMGLTFLLAGLAAGGRMYVVPNTAFAAAPFKWLDWLTETGATITGAPNFAYDILGKYGRLLQSADLSRLRVAISGGEPIDPDAFDRFLAETARFGFDPAAAAPAYGMAESTCAITMPEAGEGAVYDEVRVTGPEGESRLKRYATLGRPLGGMEIRIVASSVEVPDISGREVGQVQVRGTSMMTGYLGHEPLADDAWFDTGDLGYLVDGRLVICGRAKEIVIVAGRNLFPVELERAAATVSGVRRGGVVAMARGDDSPRPGLVLVAEFRGDDLDAARSAVISAVASECGVVPSEVILVAPDSVPRTTSGKLRRLETRQMVERGELS, from the coding sequence ATGACGCAGCAGACTGCGGTCGTGAAGACCGGAGCCGCGCCGTTCCTCGACGCGATGCTCGGCACCGACACGTCCCTGTCGGTGCTGAATCCGGAGACCGGCGAGTGGGACTCGAAGACCTGGCGCGACGTCCATGCGCGGTCCGTCGAGATCGCCACGGCCCTGCTCGACGACCGGGACCGGGCGGCGGGCGCCGCCGTGGGCCTCATCGGCGATCCGACCCTGGACCTGATCGCCGCGATTCCGGCCGCCTGGCTCGCCGGGGTACCCGTGTCGATGCTGCCGGGCCCGATCCGCGGAGCCGATCGGCGACGGTGGGCGCAGACCACCGTCGACCGGTTCGCGAGCATCGGGGTCGGCACGGTGCTCGGCGGGGGCGATCAGCTCGATCTGCTCGGCGAGACCACGACCAGCCTCCGGCTCGCATCGGCCGCCGAGTACGGGGTCGGCGTCGACACCTCGGCATTCGTCGCGGCGGTCACCGGTCCGGGCGATCCCGCCGTCCTCCAGGGCACGGCCGGATCGACGGGCGACCCCAAGACCGCGGTGCTGTCGATGGCCGCCGTCTGGACCAACACGGCGGAGCTGATCGATCGGCTCGACATGCGCCGCGACCGCGACGCGGCCTTCTCCTGGCTGCCGCTCTACCACGACATGGGTCTGACGTTCCTGCTCGCGGGGCTCGCCGCGGGCGGTCGGATGTACGTGGTGCCCAACACCGCGTTCGCGGCCGCTCCGTTCAAATGGCTCGACTGGCTCACCGAGACGGGGGCCACGATCACCGGCGCCCCCAACTTCGCGTACGACATCCTCGGCAAGTACGGTCGGCTGCTCCAGTCGGCGGATCTGAGTCGACTGCGGGTGGCGATCAGCGGTGGCGAACCGATCGATCCCGATGCGTTCGATCGCTTCCTGGCGGAGACCGCGCGTTTCGGCTTCGATCCGGCGGCGGCGGCGCCGGCCTACGGCATGGCGGAGTCGACCTGCGCCATCACGATGCCGGAGGCGGGCGAGGGCGCGGTCTACGACGAGGTGCGGGTCACCGGCCCCGAAGGCGAGTCCCGACTCAAGCGGTATGCCACGCTCGGTCGCCCGCTCGGCGGCATGGAGATCCGGATCGTCGCATCCTCGGTCGAGGTCCCGGACATATCGGGGCGCGAGGTGGGCCAGGTCCAGGTGCGCGGCACGTCGATGATGACCGGCTACCTCGGCCATGAACCGCTCGCCGACGACGCCTGGTTCGACACCGGCGATCTCGGCTACCTCGTCGACGGTCGCCTGGTGATCTGCGGACGCGCCAAGGAGATCGTGATCGTCGCCGGGCGCAACCTGTTCCCGGTGGAGCTCGAACGCGCGGCGGCCACGGTCTCGGGAGTGCGCCGCGGCGGCGTGGTCGCGATGGCGCGCGGCGACGATTCGCCTCGGCCGGGCCTGGTCCTGGTGGCCGAGTTCCGCGGCGACGACCTCGATGCGGCGCGCTCGGCGGTGATCTCGGCCGTCGCCTCCGAGTGCGGGGTGGTGCCCAGCGAGGTGATCCTGGTGGCGCCCGACTCGGTGCCGCGCACCACGTCGGGCAAGCTGCGACGATTGGAGACCCGGCAGATGGTGGAGCGGGGAGAGCTGTCATGA
- a CDS encoding alpha/beta fold hydrolase, giving the protein MPILDHPAGPVEYVRHDGDPDLPTMVFLHEGLGSAGQWGALPLLLARATGAPALVYSRHGYGGSAGSGPDGPDYLHREAFDTLPQILDALSIARPILIGHSDGASIAAIHASAHPVTSAVLIAPHIVVEQTTLDGIAHTASVFAETVRPSLGMFHDDPDELFRRWSGVWCSPEFASFDVTGLLPHITAPVLVVQGEADQYGTDVQISAVTDHVVGDVTAHLLPGTGHHPHLDDAEAIAALVGEFLQPFLSLSV; this is encoded by the coding sequence ATGCCGATCCTGGATCACCCCGCCGGACCCGTCGAATACGTGCGCCACGACGGTGACCCGGACCTGCCGACGATGGTGTTCCTCCACGAGGGACTCGGGTCGGCGGGGCAATGGGGTGCGTTACCGCTGCTGCTCGCCCGCGCGACCGGCGCACCGGCCCTGGTGTACTCCCGGCACGGGTACGGCGGCTCGGCGGGATCGGGTCCGGACGGCCCCGACTATCTGCACCGGGAAGCGTTCGACACCTTGCCGCAGATCCTCGACGCGTTGAGCATCGCGCGCCCGATCCTCATCGGCCACAGCGACGGCGCGTCGATCGCCGCGATCCACGCGAGTGCCCATCCGGTGACCTCGGCCGTGCTGATCGCACCGCACATCGTCGTCGAACAGACCACCCTCGACGGCATCGCGCACACGGCGTCGGTGTTCGCCGAGACCGTGCGCCCGTCGCTGGGCATGTTCCACGACGACCCCGACGAGCTGTTCCGCCGGTGGTCGGGTGTCTGGTGCTCGCCCGAGTTCGCCTCGTTCGACGTGACCGGCCTCCTGCCGCACATCACCGCTCCGGTACTGGTCGTCCAGGGCGAGGCCGACCAGTACGGCACCGACGTGCAGATCAGCGCGGTGACCGATCACGTCGTCGGGGATGTGACCGCCCACCTGCTGCCCGGAACCGGGCATCATCCGCACCTCGACGACGCCGAAGCGATCGCCGCGCTGGTCGGCGAGTTCCTGCAGCCGTTCCTCTCCCTTTCCGTCTGA
- a CDS encoding acyl-CoA dehydrogenase family protein, translating into MTTATATSPLDAALDRAARITPRLAELADPIDRGEADPARAYDLVRASGLLAAMIPADRGGLGLDFADYTRLLAELARANGAVALGYNMHNVAIGSLFEADADALGAAGSTFRDRVIDRVIDHGAMFASAASEPATGARLRGIATVYRRDDDDRFVLDGHKSFVSLSGVADHYVVTARPHDDDSGVEVSHFVVDADDPGVTFSTEWAGTALRGTSTAQMFLSDTVIDADRLFLGVEGMSLFKAVREPHWMAAGYLGAYLGLAEAIVEFAAARIGADERRRSSDADIARLGAMGVDLQAARALTLVAARGVARNRSHQDTNATVYAAKHHLGETTQKLAAQAVSLVGSAAMAADGPMQRLLREVQFCSIMPAKPADCLSYVGRGLLGVNMFDVSNHSW; encoded by the coding sequence ATGACCACAGCGACTGCCACGAGCCCGCTCGACGCGGCTCTCGACCGCGCCGCCCGGATCACGCCGCGCCTGGCCGAACTCGCCGATCCGATCGACCGCGGCGAGGCCGATCCGGCGCGGGCCTACGACCTCGTGCGCGCATCGGGTCTGCTCGCCGCGATGATCCCCGCCGACCGCGGCGGCCTCGGCCTCGACTTCGCCGACTACACCCGACTGCTGGCCGAACTCGCGCGTGCCAACGGCGCCGTCGCACTCGGGTACAACATGCACAACGTCGCGATCGGTTCGCTGTTCGAAGCGGACGCCGACGCGCTCGGCGCGGCGGGTTCGACCTTCCGCGACCGGGTGATCGACCGGGTGATCGACCATGGAGCCATGTTCGCCTCGGCGGCGTCCGAACCGGCCACCGGTGCACGTCTGCGGGGAATCGCCACCGTCTACCGGCGCGACGACGACGACCGGTTCGTCCTCGACGGGCACAAGTCGTTCGTCTCGCTGTCCGGAGTGGCCGACCACTACGTCGTGACCGCGCGCCCGCACGACGACGACTCCGGCGTCGAGGTGTCGCACTTCGTGGTCGACGCCGACGACCCCGGCGTCACGTTCTCCACCGAGTGGGCGGGAACCGCGCTGCGGGGCACCTCCACCGCGCAGATGTTCCTGTCCGACACCGTGATCGACGCCGACCGATTGTTCCTCGGGGTGGAGGGCATGAGCCTGTTCAAGGCGGTCCGCGAACCGCACTGGATGGCGGCGGGCTACCTGGGCGCCTACCTCGGGCTGGCCGAGGCGATCGTGGAGTTCGCCGCCGCCCGCATCGGCGCGGACGAGCGACGCCGTTCGTCCGACGCCGACATCGCGCGACTCGGCGCGATGGGCGTCGACCTGCAGGCGGCACGCGCGTTGACCCTGGTCGCCGCGCGCGGCGTCGCCCGCAACCGGTCCCATCAGGACACCAACGCCACCGTCTACGCGGCCAAACATCACCTCGGGGAGACCACGCAGAAGTTGGCGGCACAGGCCGTGTCGCTCGTCGGCTCGGCAGCGATGGCCGCCGACGGTCCCATGCAGCGGCTGCTCCGGGAAGTCCAGTTCTGCTCGATCATGCCGGCCAAACCCGCCGACTGCCTCTCGTACGTCGGACGGGGACTTCTCGGCGTCAACATGTTCGACGTGTCGAACCACAGTTGGTGA